A genomic window from Butyricicoccus intestinisimiae includes:
- the tnpA gene encoding IS200/IS605 family transposase codes for MGKIESDVKKYLNEMLQSLSMDVIAMEVMPDHIHLLVNCKPQLRLPDAVKILKGNIARWLFLSHPEIKEQLWGGHLWNPSYFVATVSNRSLEQVAGYINSQKNK; via the coding sequence ATTGGTAAAATCGAGTCAGATGTTAAGAAATATCTGAATGAAATGCTCCAATCCTTGAGTATGGATGTCATTGCAATGGAAGTCATGCCAGACCACATACATCTGCTTGTAAACTGCAAACCGCAGCTTAGGTTGCCAGATGCTGTAAAAATACTCAAAGGTAATATTGCCAGATGGTTGTTTTTAAGTCATCCAGAAATCAAAGAACAGCTTTGGGGTGGGCATTTATGGAATCCATCATACTTTGTGGCAACTGTAAGCAACAGAAGTCTGGAACAGGTCGCAGGCTATATTAATTCCCAGAAAAACAAATAG